From a single Lewinella sp. LCG006 genomic region:
- a CDS encoding baseplate J/gp47 family protein: MPSNCNDIRNDYRLSHGGTAQSERQPLAQQPDYVQVDEKTFADWIVFVRDYARFVQFYNSADTPEGDWTDFWTANPAIILANLAAAPIDDFRTASRQLFIELQKLEYQDGSAASNLHLQQHLNQLFDLFTNLSWQLDRHIRLLPQGLPIKEVLRNRVNKYLSPALQKWIAWHKHAQASLLDNGQTTLSPSLAGIRVLGANLLPTEDFYTAPVPETLFTDDWLPNGATDWATYLAGIPADATIFGTDPTVAASISFAVRHYFFTSVYEQFLQAFVLAIKEAEKALESLLYSWNKHEPHFALFLAFLRLLAKEQAYLNTLTDRHLRFYYERVLRLKFAPGKPPKTFLTVELAKQVDQHLLAAGVAFKAGKDATGQEIIFAATEDFVANKAKVTDLRSIFKAPNNVAEYRFGDPERPIYKTRDRNRYFAAPVSNSADGLGEEELTSADGRWHPFGNKEVGDDATTWDIKMPTARIGFAIASNYLYLKQGSRTIILKFNGSGMSALEGVKFRLSLTTEKGWYECTIAVDQDPGDGRYQLKWTIDGDEPAILPYQAKIHGGAFQTDFPLLKAELVHENNVEFPYQAIKNLKAASLSLTVNVTGKRDMALSGSTGPLDASKPFHPFGPAPGAGSVFILGDKEVFQKASVISLKLVWKEKKGTNYYQDTVSGSSASTQLSTLVSGAWSDTSNKDILPSTTTTAVQLSADNGNTIALSTNSIITPDFSNNQPYSNQATSGFLRFSLSGDWGHAKYPLALAAYAKGNGTTPALPKPLYDPQLLDVELDYTATQEITLSNPNTYNGLTAAFFHLHPFGEAEKQPSSGPTALLPLLVSQYNTSTPDGPVNNVGKDGGEWLIGVEGLQAPQVLSLLIQVAAGTADPLLAKPKPHLRWWYLRQNEWVPFTEREVSDGTQGLLQSGLVRLSIPADINEDNTLLPAGKAWLCATVETAVDAVNQVVGVFAQGMAVAMIDNQNDPQLGALPLPTGTIAKLREAVGAVKKVTQPYATYGGSAEELPEAYYTRTSERLRHKDRAINMWDYERLLLQAFPQLHKVKCLNHLRYESGSPQPIYRELAPGHVTIVGIADLQNQGAVDPLRPYVSLADLEAMAAFLKKRMSCQAKLHVRNPIFEPVVASFKVRLFDGLDETFYKELLNQEILNFLSPWATGSGSEIEFGGEIHKSVLVNFMEERPYVDYVEDLILNHTLDPLQRNVEMVRPTKQVAILVSARKHDIEIINGTTDNEWTEDCGCQPQLTGVPNKIILDNRDA, translated from the coding sequence ATGCCTAGTAATTGCAACGATATCCGGAACGACTACCGCCTCAGCCACGGCGGAACGGCCCAGAGTGAGCGGCAGCCGCTGGCGCAGCAGCCGGACTACGTACAAGTGGATGAAAAAACCTTCGCCGATTGGATTGTCTTTGTTCGGGATTATGCGCGTTTTGTTCAATTTTATAATAGTGCAGACACCCCGGAGGGCGATTGGACCGATTTTTGGACGGCTAATCCTGCGATCATATTGGCTAATCTTGCCGCCGCTCCTATCGATGATTTCCGAACCGCCAGCAGGCAATTGTTTATTGAACTGCAAAAACTGGAATACCAGGACGGTAGTGCCGCCAGTAACTTGCATTTGCAACAACACCTCAATCAACTCTTTGACCTTTTTACCAACTTAAGCTGGCAGCTCGATCGCCATATACGTCTACTACCACAGGGCTTGCCCATCAAGGAGGTACTCCGGAACCGGGTGAATAAATACCTGTCTCCTGCCCTGCAAAAGTGGATCGCCTGGCACAAACACGCTCAAGCAAGTTTGTTGGATAATGGGCAGACGACATTGAGTCCGTCACTCGCTGGAATCCGTGTCTTGGGAGCAAATTTGCTGCCCACGGAAGATTTTTACACGGCACCAGTTCCTGAGACTTTGTTCACCGATGATTGGTTACCAAATGGCGCTACTGATTGGGCGACTTACTTAGCTGGTATACCAGCGGATGCTACCATTTTTGGAACAGATCCTACGGTAGCCGCTTCTATCAGTTTTGCCGTCCGGCATTACTTTTTTACCAGCGTTTACGAGCAATTTCTTCAAGCTTTTGTTCTGGCCATCAAGGAAGCGGAAAAGGCTTTGGAATCATTATTGTACAGTTGGAACAAGCACGAACCTCACTTTGCGCTGTTTCTGGCGTTTTTGCGGCTATTGGCAAAAGAGCAAGCTTATCTCAATACCCTGACGGACCGCCACCTTCGGTTTTACTACGAGCGGGTTTTGCGTTTGAAATTCGCACCAGGAAAACCACCCAAAACATTTCTTACGGTGGAGTTGGCCAAACAGGTAGACCAACATTTGCTAGCAGCAGGTGTAGCCTTTAAGGCAGGAAAAGATGCCACCGGGCAGGAAATTATCTTTGCCGCAACGGAAGACTTTGTTGCTAATAAAGCTAAGGTGACGGACTTGAGAAGCATTTTCAAAGCACCAAATAATGTAGCAGAATACCGCTTCGGTGACCCTGAACGCCCCATCTATAAAACCCGCGACCGGAACCGTTATTTTGCAGCTCCCGTAAGCAATTCTGCAGATGGTTTAGGGGAAGAAGAGCTGACCAGTGCCGATGGCCGTTGGCATCCTTTCGGGAATAAAGAAGTTGGAGATGATGCGACGACCTGGGACATAAAAATGCCCACTGCTCGGATCGGTTTTGCGATAGCTTCCAATTACCTGTATCTGAAACAAGGGAGCCGTACCATCATCCTGAAGTTTAACGGGAGTGGCATGAGTGCGCTGGAGGGTGTCAAGTTTCGACTAAGCCTAACGACCGAAAAAGGCTGGTATGAATGTACGATTGCCGTTGATCAAGATCCTGGAGATGGCCGCTACCAATTGAAGTGGACCATTGATGGCGATGAACCCGCTATTTTGCCGTACCAGGCGAAAATTCACGGTGGCGCTTTTCAAACGGATTTTCCGTTGCTGAAGGCGGAGTTGGTACACGAAAACAATGTAGAATTTCCATACCAGGCTATTAAAAACCTAAAAGCGGCCAGCCTTTCCTTGACGGTAAATGTAACGGGGAAACGCGATATGGCCCTGAGCGGTAGTACTGGCCCTCTGGATGCCAGCAAGCCTTTTCATCCCTTCGGGCCAGCACCAGGTGCTGGTTCCGTGTTTATTCTTGGCGATAAAGAAGTTTTTCAGAAAGCATCCGTGATCAGCCTTAAGCTGGTTTGGAAGGAGAAAAAAGGGACTAACTATTATCAAGATACAGTTAGTGGATCATCAGCGAGTACCCAACTAAGCACTTTGGTGAGTGGAGCCTGGTCGGACACAAGTAACAAAGATATCCTGCCCAGTACCACGACCACCGCTGTTCAACTCTCGGCGGATAATGGCAACACTATTGCGCTAAGCACTAACAGCATCATTACCCCTGATTTTTCCAATAATCAACCCTACTCCAATCAGGCGACCAGCGGTTTTCTCCGGTTCTCCCTGAGTGGTGATTGGGGGCATGCGAAATACCCGCTTGCGCTGGCGGCTTACGCCAAGGGTAACGGAACCACCCCGGCGCTACCCAAGCCCTTATATGATCCCCAGTTGTTGGATGTAGAGTTGGATTACACGGCTACGCAAGAGATCACCTTGAGTAATCCAAATACTTACAATGGCTTGACGGCAGCATTTTTTCATTTGCATCCTTTTGGGGAAGCTGAAAAACAACCAAGTTCTGGACCAACCGCTTTGCTGCCCTTGTTGGTGAGCCAGTACAATACTTCTACCCCTGATGGCCCTGTGAATAATGTAGGGAAGGATGGCGGAGAATGGTTGATCGGGGTAGAAGGATTGCAGGCGCCACAGGTGCTTTCGCTACTCATTCAGGTAGCAGCAGGCACTGCTGACCCTTTGCTGGCGAAGCCCAAACCTCACCTGCGCTGGTGGTACCTGCGCCAAAACGAATGGGTACCTTTTACCGAAAGGGAGGTAAGTGATGGTACGCAGGGCTTGTTGCAAAGTGGGCTGGTACGGCTAAGTATTCCTGCGGATATTAATGAAGACAACACCCTCCTGCCTGCCGGTAAAGCCTGGTTGTGTGCCACTGTTGAGACGGCGGTAGATGCGGTCAATCAAGTGGTTGGGGTATTTGCCCAGGGGATGGCGGTAGCCATGATCGATAACCAGAATGATCCTCAGTTAGGGGCTTTGCCCTTGCCCACAGGTACGATTGCCAAGTTGCGCGAAGCGGTAGGAGCTGTTAAAAAAGTAACACAGCCTTATGCTACCTACGGAGGCAGTGCAGAAGAATTGCCAGAAGCTTATTATACCCGTACGAGTGAGCGTCTTCGTCATAAAGATCGCGCGATCAACATGTGGGATTATGAGCGCTTACTGCTTCAGGCGTTTCCCCAACTTCATAAAGTAAAATGCCTTAATCATCTGCGGTATGAATCGGGGAGTCCCCAACCCATTTACCGCGAACTGGCACCTGGGCACGTAACCATTGTAGGCATCGCTGACCTGCAAAACCAGGGCGCTGTTGATCCTCTGCGCCCATACGTGAGCCTGGCCGATTTGGAAGCCATGGCCGCTTTTTTGAAAAAACGAATGTCTTGTCAGGCTAAGTTACACGTACGGAATCCCATCTTCGAACCGGTTGTCGCCAGTTTCAAGGTGCGGCTTTTTGATGGTTTGGACGAAACTTTTTACAAAGAACTTCTCAACCAGGAAATCCTGAATTTTCTCTCTCCTTGGGCTACAGGCAGCGGCTCTGAGATCGAATTTGGAGGCGAAATCCACAAGTCCGTACTGGTCAATTTTATGGAAGAACGACCTTACGTCGATTACGTCGAAGACCTGATTTTGAACCATACACTGGATCCACTGCAACGCAATGTAGAAATGGTACGGCCAACCAAGCAGGTAGCGATCCTGGTGTCGGCACGCAAACACGACATTGAGATCATCAACGGAACCACCGACAACGAATGGACAGAAGACTGTGGCTGCCAACCACAGCTAACCGGAGTACCCAATAAAATCATCCTAGATAATCGAGACGCATGA
- a CDS encoding carboxypeptidase-like regulatory domain-containing protein — MLPVNISYPFFEANQVLSNEHLNQLFNYLDEQERLTRTNLIGIGIVCGLEPSIADSGDSIQISKGCGVTSEGYLITWGTQAALEWYRPYEVPDALPYREFGSGSNPFTPFPIWELTADRNNDATAVRVSRDFLQGVNQVPGEGDEKILVLFLECEAESNRNCAPNSCNDKGSTVTATIRPLLIRKQDIDLLQARIRALGPEAEAYFSLADSMSNRLGLPTLKLPRFDVAATNLGSTTSIFSAFQLAMSQPVVEGVANALSAAHQAFAPLLTDFPANPFANLLTNWAFLYNRSIETSGQYLWYQYYYDHLDTVIQAYEEFRLRGLEVLGLCCPDSRLFKRHLFAGNLGVEPIGNSYRHSFVPSPLFTRQQGAMAELRLLFARLVSLVQELELPPNVSSLIGVNVGNIRPFTPVLQPGVFTPFDGFTLVRPELLTAFRPRLSTSIKITPSLLGGPLSRKAIPYHYRPVPLYEQWSYHLTRQGKARHNLGYRSNAWNTTDLFVRFPLQYDLEPNNFLRIEGHIGQNYVQVLSELLAQKDRNRLPIDIIALKSGFNEDNIPLPREVEDCHFQDLDTLYQAFREELLCQLCEAVKRFYLTPILPNQAPPQAFGNRVPQLPFLQQCAPNFRYFDNSIGAYYENNLSQHTATAPYLGNLESVYIYHVLFIFNLVKLAEALPENVGQLDMTVFRQRHNALMGLMQVLNNYILQITNDAITDDDNNDRLDLEEFSDQMDHVLFACKLESFQRIFDEYQDRINKIREQLLFTKFLDQHPGIQHKAGVPMGGTFVMVYHGDDQPDDVPVRQGRFTIRGRVVANGEVLIGVTIVQVGTTSGTVTDFDGNFSLVVNSLPARLEVLMAGFESREVIAVAENVILNIDLAAPVDNNTDLGRFADLAVGTVIADFYLPYLCCSDCTPVQFVLPKEPPTFSWEQVGCTTPNNTGLVLITPTGGTAPYDYSLDGGVNWQALAEDPIAVNNGAQVQIRDAEGTISVRRTIALVPQFVIDPGASICDEDGQNFQVEIFINGGRQPYRVIANGQTYEVPLGENIGFATFPSGQGGEVIVEDSSTPACEQRFDAKPVVCEQGCGLPCNGITRECGHPFWMQRNPNTSIRYQRVQLRVNTFTVIGDQPGQAVNFNTAQLGQLTEILNPSGDFSTASVFSSFWNSRMPDANEFIQSVLGDTFGSPEDAVILLTYDPTGVDNFTTLRIEHYSCHTYVIEIEVSFSGASVGKHDYRRFWQYRESGSEVREEVIINSNQTFQGEGRLPAYNCIIRDRCNPNNPPQELCTEPTSLEINFDPGGNQLFLFANNAGERPVLWMVEYAFPAILSGTQVETNLQADFNTNYVIRAIAVDPDTTCASVASASFVI, encoded by the coding sequence ATGTTACCAGTAAACATTTCCTATCCGTTTTTTGAAGCCAATCAGGTGCTTTCCAATGAGCATCTCAATCAGCTATTTAATTACCTCGATGAACAGGAACGCCTGACGCGGACCAACCTGATCGGGATTGGCATTGTCTGTGGTTTGGAGCCATCCATCGCTGATAGTGGTGATAGTATCCAGATCAGCAAAGGCTGTGGAGTGACCTCCGAAGGTTATCTGATCACTTGGGGTACCCAGGCCGCCTTAGAGTGGTATCGCCCTTACGAGGTGCCCGATGCGCTCCCTTATCGAGAGTTTGGGAGTGGCAGTAATCCGTTCACGCCATTCCCCATTTGGGAACTGACGGCGGATCGCAACAATGATGCCACGGCCGTTAGGGTAAGCCGTGACTTCTTGCAGGGGGTTAACCAGGTTCCAGGAGAAGGGGATGAAAAAATCCTAGTCCTGTTTCTAGAGTGCGAAGCGGAAAGCAATCGGAATTGTGCCCCCAATTCTTGCAATGATAAAGGTTCTACCGTAACGGCGACCATCCGACCGCTGTTGATACGAAAGCAGGATATTGATTTGCTCCAGGCGCGTATTCGTGCCTTGGGGCCAGAAGCAGAAGCTTATTTTAGTCTGGCCGACTCGATGAGTAATCGTTTGGGTTTACCCACACTTAAGCTACCGCGTTTTGATGTTGCTGCCACTAATTTAGGGAGTACCACTTCTATTTTTTCTGCCTTCCAATTGGCGATGAGCCAGCCGGTGGTAGAAGGCGTCGCCAATGCGCTCAGTGCTGCTCATCAAGCTTTTGCGCCTTTGCTCACCGATTTTCCAGCCAACCCTTTTGCCAATCTACTGACCAATTGGGCCTTTCTCTATAATCGCAGCATAGAAACCAGCGGACAATACCTCTGGTACCAATATTACTATGATCACCTGGATACCGTTATTCAGGCTTATGAAGAATTTCGCCTGCGGGGGCTAGAAGTATTAGGGCTTTGTTGCCCAGACAGTCGTTTGTTTAAAAGACATTTGTTTGCGGGCAACCTGGGTGTTGAGCCGATCGGCAATAGCTATCGTCATAGCTTTGTGCCTTCGCCCTTGTTTACGCGTCAGCAGGGAGCTATGGCAGAGTTGCGTTTGCTGTTTGCCCGGTTGGTTAGTTTGGTGCAGGAATTGGAGTTGCCTCCAAATGTGAGTTCCTTGATCGGCGTCAATGTCGGAAATATTCGTCCTTTCACGCCAGTCCTCCAGCCGGGGGTATTTACTCCCTTTGATGGCTTTACGCTTGTCCGTCCCGAATTACTTACAGCTTTTAGACCAAGGTTGTCGACGAGTATAAAGATTACACCTAGTTTACTGGGTGGGCCTCTGTCTCGCAAGGCCATTCCTTACCATTATCGACCTGTACCCCTTTACGAACAGTGGAGCTATCACCTGACCCGTCAGGGGAAAGCCCGGCATAATTTGGGCTACCGTTCCAATGCCTGGAATACGACCGACCTCTTTGTTCGTTTTCCGCTACAGTATGACCTGGAGCCTAATAATTTTCTAAGGATTGAAGGACACATTGGCCAAAATTACGTGCAGGTACTCAGCGAGTTGCTTGCGCAAAAAGACCGCAACCGACTACCGATTGATATTATAGCACTGAAATCTGGCTTTAATGAAGATAACATCCCGCTACCTAGAGAGGTGGAAGATTGTCATTTTCAAGATTTAGACACCCTCTATCAGGCCTTTCGGGAAGAATTGCTGTGCCAACTCTGTGAAGCTGTAAAACGGTTTTACTTGACGCCAATTTTACCTAACCAAGCTCCACCACAGGCTTTCGGCAACCGGGTGCCACAGCTGCCGTTTTTGCAGCAATGCGCACCAAATTTCCGCTATTTCGATAACTCTATCGGTGCCTATTATGAGAACAACCTGAGCCAGCATACGGCGACGGCCCCTTATTTGGGGAATCTAGAATCGGTCTATATCTATCATGTCCTGTTTATTTTCAACCTGGTGAAGCTTGCGGAAGCGCTACCCGAAAATGTAGGCCAGTTGGATATGACGGTTTTTCGTCAGCGACACAATGCCTTGATGGGCTTGATGCAGGTGCTCAATAATTATATCCTGCAAATTACGAATGATGCCATCACAGACGATGACAACAATGATAGACTGGATCTGGAAGAGTTTTCCGATCAAATGGATCACGTTCTTTTTGCCTGTAAACTGGAATCCTTTCAGCGTATTTTTGATGAGTACCAGGATCGTATCAATAAAATCCGGGAGCAGTTGTTGTTTACTAAATTTCTGGATCAGCATCCGGGAATTCAGCACAAAGCTGGCGTGCCCATGGGCGGAACCTTTGTCATGGTTTATCATGGTGATGATCAACCTGATGATGTCCCTGTCCGGCAAGGCCGTTTCACTATCCGAGGTCGGGTAGTCGCCAACGGAGAAGTACTTATTGGTGTGACCATTGTTCAAGTTGGTACTACTTCTGGAACGGTAACGGATTTCGATGGCAACTTTTCTTTGGTCGTAAACAGTTTACCTGCTCGTCTGGAGGTACTGATGGCTGGTTTTGAAAGCAGAGAAGTAATTGCCGTTGCTGAAAATGTAATCCTGAATATAGACCTGGCTGCTCCAGTGGATAATAATACGGATCTGGGGCGTTTTGCTGATCTGGCTGTGGGTACTGTAATTGCTGATTTTTACTTGCCCTATTTATGTTGCTCAGATTGTACACCAGTGCAATTTGTACTACCAAAAGAACCGCCCACCTTCAGCTGGGAACAAGTCGGTTGTACGACGCCAAATAATACGGGTCTTGTGCTAATTACGCCTACTGGCGGCACTGCTCCTTATGATTATTCCTTGGATGGAGGGGTCAATTGGCAGGCATTAGCTGAAGACCCTATTGCCGTAAATAACGGAGCCCAGGTGCAGATTAGAGACGCGGAAGGAACCATCTCCGTAAGGCGTACAATAGCGTTGGTGCCACAATTTGTAATTGATCCGGGCGCAAGTATTTGCGATGAAGATGGACAGAATTTCCAGGTGGAAATCTTCATAAATGGTGGTCGCCAGCCCTATCGGGTAATTGCCAATGGGCAAACATATGAAGTGCCGCTGGGGGAAAATATCGGTTTTGCTACCTTCCCCAGTGGACAAGGTGGGGAGGTGATCGTAGAAGACAGTAGTACGCCAGCTTGTGAACAACGATTTGATGCAAAACCTGTTGTCTGTGAGCAGGGATGTGGTCTGCCTTGTAATGGCATTACCAGAGAGTGTGGCCATCCGTTCTGGATGCAACGCAACCCAAATACCAGTATTCGCTATCAAAGGGTACAACTTAGAGTAAACACCTTCACGGTCATTGGCGATCAGCCAGGGCAGGCCGTTAATTTTAATACCGCACAGCTAGGACAACTGACCGAAATACTAAATCCAAGTGGCGATTTCAGTACAGCAAGCGTGTTCAGTAGTTTCTGGAATAGCAGAATGCCCGATGCGAATGAGTTCATTCAATCTGTGTTGGGGGATACATTTGGTAGCCCAGAAGATGCGGTTATTCTTCTGACTTACGATCCCACAGGGGTAGACAATTTTACTACCCTGAGAATTGAGCATTATAGCTGCCATACCTACGTGATTGAAATCGAAGTGAGCTTTTCCGGGGCTTCGGTTGGGAAGCATGATTACCGCCGTTTCTGGCAATACCGCGAATCGGGTAGTGAAGTGCGCGAAGAAGTGATTATTAATAGTAATCAGACGTTTCAAGGAGAAGGAAGGTTGCCGGCCTACAACTGTATCATCCGTGATCGTTGTAATCCGAATAATCCTCCTCAGGAATTGTGTACGGAACCTACATCGCTGGAAATAAACTTTGATCCAGGAGGGAATCAACTCTTTTTATTTGCTAATAATGCTGGTGAACGGCCCGTGCTGTGGATGGTGGAATATGCTTTCCCTGCTATTCTTTCCGGCACCCAGGTGGAGACAAATTTGCAAGCTGATTTTAATACCAATTACGTCATTAGAGCCATTGCGGTCGATCCTGATACGACTTGTGCGTCGGTAGCAAGTGCTTCATTTGTCATTTGA
- a CDS encoding contractile injection system tape measure protein, whose product MSAKQIHIINHLKLELNVQASRGQDYYAINERLSVLGQERIPEIIDRVLSELVPPGVYVRYDKLLVDCDISSLEELEEVIRRQLAGELELLIREQAQDEELRFASVTDGREDLREAIIGPGAWVIHFLEKGVLPWSAPEGTSPASLAYELTELLANDPAFAEGLRRFLLQNKNGLKRMLAQFGSVMLQRLMGAAQDQPMPPPLLSLTEQLKYWTEQLELWEEAIEVNRSMTDPKNKVEAPRSKEQKRLTALVQGNHNQEKALAVRQAGLVLLHPFIDRFLTLHGAVSNHEVVDPSLAASLLQSLVAGESPTAEWELVLPKVLLDIPLEEVLVLPKLTEEQLRSGEELIEAAIRHWSALGRTSVAGFRANFLRRDGLLHLQGADWYLQIAHAPYDMLLDRLPWNIAMIKLPWMRGMLKVDFQ is encoded by the coding sequence ATGTCAGCGAAACAAATCCATATCATCAATCACCTTAAGCTGGAACTGAATGTTCAGGCTTCCCGTGGTCAGGATTACTATGCGATCAACGAGCGGTTATCTGTTCTTGGTCAAGAGCGCATACCTGAGATCATTGATCGGGTGCTGTCGGAGTTGGTGCCTCCTGGGGTATATGTTCGTTACGACAAGTTGCTTGTGGATTGTGACATCAGCTCCTTAGAGGAGCTAGAAGAGGTGATCCGCAGGCAATTAGCTGGAGAATTGGAGCTGTTGATCAGGGAGCAAGCGCAAGATGAAGAACTACGCTTTGCTTCTGTTACTGATGGGCGGGAGGACTTACGCGAAGCGATTATAGGACCGGGAGCCTGGGTCATTCATTTCCTGGAGAAAGGGGTTTTGCCTTGGTCTGCTCCCGAAGGGACAAGCCCTGCTTCCTTGGCGTATGAGTTGACAGAATTACTCGCTAATGACCCCGCTTTCGCCGAGGGTTTGCGCCGATTTTTATTGCAAAACAAAAATGGTCTTAAGCGGATGCTCGCCCAGTTTGGGAGCGTAATGTTACAGCGGTTAATGGGTGCTGCTCAGGATCAGCCGATGCCTCCTCCACTGCTTTCGTTAACTGAACAGCTGAAATATTGGACGGAACAACTGGAACTATGGGAGGAAGCTATAGAGGTAAATCGGTCAATGACTGATCCAAAAAACAAGGTGGAGGCGCCAAGGTCAAAAGAGCAAAAACGACTAACAGCTTTAGTCCAAGGTAATCATAATCAGGAGAAAGCCTTAGCTGTTAGGCAGGCGGGGCTGGTGCTGCTGCATCCATTTATCGACCGGTTTCTTACGCTGCACGGAGCAGTGTCTAACCACGAAGTCGTTGATCCAAGTTTGGCGGCAAGCCTCCTACAAAGCCTTGTTGCTGGTGAATCACCGACGGCAGAATGGGAGCTGGTCTTGCCTAAAGTATTACTGGATATTCCCTTGGAGGAAGTATTGGTTTTGCCAAAATTAACAGAAGAACAACTCCGTAGTGGAGAGGAATTAATTGAAGCGGCCATCCGTCATTGGTCGGCCTTGGGGAGAACTTCCGTAGCAGGCTTTCGGGCCAATTTTTTGCGACGCGACGGCTTACTTCATTTACAGGGAGCCGATTGGTATTTGCAGATAGCACATGCCCCCTATGATATGCTGCTCGATCGCTTGCCCTGGAATATTGCCATGATAAAACTCCCCTGGATGAGAGGAATGCTAAAGGTTGATTTTCAATGA